The following are from one region of the Anomaloglossus baeobatrachus isolate aAnoBae1 chromosome 1, aAnoBae1.hap1, whole genome shotgun sequence genome:
- the LOC142299730 gene encoding chemerin-like receptor 1 — protein sequence MIFQAMNDSYNSNNNNYNYYDYDNYENDSLFLFENESENKNSVSLRILQSVLYTVVCVVGIIGNGLVIGIIAFKKKKSINTTWLINLSSADFLFSFFLPLTIVYTAMDHHWIFGKLMCQLNSLILFWNMYTSIFLLTSISLDRCITVIFPVWSQNYRSTKYAILLVLIAWSVAFFLSTPSLIFRDIYINDKIIKCFNNYTMFGVDHGTKIHTVMTMVRFVFGYLIPLMLISISYTIIVYKIKKNRLTNSGKPFRIIFSIIVAFFICWTPYHVMHILELFSNHFPHSIFRIYIPISVALASANSCINPILYVIIGHNFRGRSGMKILSRLDNALSDDTLHSRHSFKSITHRSSMTEKESMI from the exons atgattttccAG GCAATGAACGACAGTTATAACAGTAATAACAACAATTACAACTACTATGATTATGACAATTATGAAAATGATTCCCTATTTCTCTTTGAAAATGAGAGTGAAAATAAAAATAGCGTTTCTCTGCGAATTTTACAATCTGTGCTATACACTGTAGTATGTGTAGTAGGAATTATTGGGAATGGTCTTGTGATTGGAATTATTGCATTCAAGAAGAAAAAATCGATCAACACCACTTGGCTAATCAATTTGTCATCAGCAGATTTCCTGTTCTCGTTTTTCTTACCTCTGACAATTGTTTATACAGCAATGGATCATCACTGGATTTTTGGAAAACTCATGTGCCAGCTAAACTCCCTAATTCTGTTCTGGAACATGTACACCAGCATCTTTCTTTTAACGAGCATTAGTTTGGATCGCTGTATAACTGTTATCTTTCCTGTTTGGTCTCAAAATTATCGCTCTACCAAATATGCCATTCTTCTGGTTCTCATAGCATGGAGCGTTGCATTTTTTCTTAGCACGCCTTCTTTAATTTTCAGAGACATTTATATAAATGACAAAATTATAAAATGTTTTAACAACTACACAATGTTTGGTGTTGATCATGGGACTAAAATCCATACCGTGATGACTATGGTGAGATTTGTATTTGGATATTTAATCCCTCTCATGCTTATTTCCATCAGTTATACTATAATTGTCTACAAGATTAAGAAAAATCGGCTAACAAATTCAGGAAAACCATTTAGGATCATATTTTCTATAATTGTGGCATTCTTCATCTGTTGGACACCATATCATGTTATGCACATTTTGGAGTTATTTTCAAATCATTTTCCACACTCCATATTTAGGATTTACATACCAATTTCTGTTGCATTGGCTAGTGCCAACAGCTGTATAAATCCCATACTGTATGTTATTATAGGCCACAATTTTAGAGGCAGGTCAGGAATGAAAATATTATCAAGACTTGATAATGCATTAAGTGATGATACTTTACACTCCCGGCACAGCTTTAAAAGTATCACGCATCGTTCTTCCATGACTGAAAAAGAGTCAATGATATAG